The following is a genomic window from Hugenholtzia roseola DSM 9546.
AAGCCTAAGAGAAGGCAAGGAAGGCATAAAAGGCGATTTTTTGTGTAACAAAAGTTACAAAGGCGAAGAAATGCAACTCAAAAGTTTTGTTTTTTGGAAAATTCTTGTAAAAAGCCTACCTTTGCCAATTCTTTTGTAAAGGGCAAATTCGCCTGTGGCTTGTTTTGCCAAAAGGTAAGCCGCGCCCTTGCAAATCACTATCAAAACCCTGCCTTTATGGGAGCAGAAGAGATGGAGCAATCCGACCTGCATCTTAGACAAGAGCCAACGCCTGACTCAACTTTTCAGCCTACTTCTATTAGTCCGATACTCTTAGGGCAAATAGAGGCACTGATTTTTTGCGCCCATCTGCCCCTCAAATTAGAGGAAATGCAGCGTATTTTGCAATCTTACTACCAAGTGGAGCAGCAGGCAGAGCCAAGTCATTTTGAGCAAGAGTCTATACAAGAGCCTGCCCAAGATTCAAACCAAGCCCAAGCCGCCCCCTCTGCCCTTGCTGCCTTTCAAGGAATTTCGCCCGACCTTAGCCTACCCACTTTGGAAGCGCATCTCGAAGCCTTGATTTTGCGCTATCGCCAAATGAATAGCGGCATGGAGATTTGCGCCGTAGCAGGTGGGTATCAATTTCTGACCAAACCCCAGCATGAGCCACTACTTCACCATTTATTGGCACAACGCACCAAGCGCAAACTCTCTAAATCGGCTTTGGAAACCTTAGCTTTGATTGCCTACAAACAGCCCATTACCAAACAAAAGATAGAAGAAATCAGGGGCAGCAGTGCCGATTATGCCATTCAGAAGCTATTAGAAAATGAGCTAATTGTCATCAAGGGCAAGGATACGACAGCTGGTCGTCCTACCTTATACGCCACTTCCAGCAAGTTTATGCGCTATTTCGGTATCCATACGCTCAAAGATTTGCCCATTCCCGAAGAGGTATTGAGCCAAGAGCAGGAAGCAGACGCTTTGGAGAGCCTGCCTGCCTTCCGCCTGCGTACCAAAGAAGGCACGCTCAAAGAAGGCTCTTTAAAGGAGATTTTAAAGAAAGAATCACCCCAAGAAGATGCGCCTGACGATGTCGCCCTTTTCTAAACCCGCCTTTCCCACTTTGTACCTTTCAGACCCATCGCCTTCAGACCCAAAGAAATGAAAAATAGAAATTCGAATTTTAAAAAAGACACGCCTTCGGAAAAAAGAAACGCCCAAGCGAAACCTTTTGCCAAAAGAGAGCAAAACCTGTCTAAAAACGAAGCCAACCCCAAAAGAGAAGCACGCCCTTCGAACAAAGACACCAACAGAGATACGCGCTTTGATAAGCCTAAGCGCGAAGGAAAGCTCGACAGCAAGTTTGAGCCAACCGAAAAACGACGAAGAACAGACGCACCCACACAGAGAAAAGCGGCTTTCCAGAAAAATACGAACCCCAAGCATGCCGACCGAAACGGCGAGAAGTCTGATAAGGATTTTGGAAAAAACGACCGAAAGAACTTTCACCCCACCGACCGCCCTGTCGACCGTTTTACGGATAGGCGCGAGAAGGGGAGCAGGCAGCAGGAGGGAGAATTGTCCCAAAGAGATGCCTTGCGTTTGAAGGCAAAAACAAACCCCAAGGCGGCTCAAAGGTCTAATTTTAAGCCTAAATCGGGTGCTGAATCTGATTTTGAGGCTGACAAAAAGACAACAAAAGGCTCTGATTTTAGAAAAACTACGCGCTTTTCTGAAAGGAAGCAAACAGAGAGAGGCGAAAGAAACAGAAACCAAGACGAAAATCCTAAGCGTAGGAACTTTGCCAAAGAGAGCCGAAATACGAAAAGCGGACGCACCAAAGGCGTGCAAACCGAAGAGGACACGCATTTTATACGCCTCAACCGCTATATCGCCAACTCTGGACTTTGTTCAAGACGCGAAGCCGACAAACTCATTGCCAAAGGTGCAATTAGCATCAATGGCAATGTCGTAACCGAGTTGGGCTACAAAGTTTCGCAAAAAGATGTGGTACAATATCGCGATAAAGTATTGCGAAAAGAGCGCAACGTCTATATTTTGCTCAATAAGCCCAAAGATACCCTGACCACTACCCAAGACCCACAGGGCAGACCTACCGTCATGGATTTGGTGCGTGAAGCCTGTTTAGAGCGCATCTATCCCGTAGGGCGATTGGATAGAAATACCACAGGCTTGCTTTTGCTCACCAATGACGGAGAGATGGCGAAAAAACTTTCGCACCCTTCTTATGGCGTTCAGAAGATTTATCGAGTAGAATTAGATAAGCCCTTTGTGGATACCGATTTTCAGAAGTTGGTCGAGGGCATTACCCTCGAAGATGGTTTTATCAAACCTGACGGTATCGCCATTCTAACGCCCGATAGAAAGACGATAGGCGTAGAACTGCACAGCGGTAAAAACCGCATTGTGCGCCGCATGTTTTCGCATTTGAGCTATGAAGTAGAAAAATTAGACCGAACCGTTTATGCAGGTCTGACCAAAGAAACGCTTTCGCGTGGGCAGTGGCGTTATCTAAGTGAAAGAGAAATTATTAGGCTTAAATTCTTTACCAAAAGAACGATTGGTTAAGGCAAAACCCTAAGCGTCTTCAAGAGGCTTAGGGTTTGCTGTATCGCCTTTGCCCAAATCCATTTATGACTCCCTATCTATGAACATTTGGCAAAAAACTGCATTTCTCTGTCTTTTTATCCTGCTTCTGCCGATACTCTACTTGCTTTTTCACCTTTTTGCAGAAGAGAGTAAGGCGTGGCAGCATATCACCGAAAATTTATTAGGACTTTACCTACAAGGCTCGCTTGTGCAGCTTGGGAGCGTACTTTCGCTCACGCTCCTATGGGGAGTTCCCTCGGCGTGGCTTGTCGCGACGACGGATTTTTGGGGGCGGCGTTTTTTTTCGTGGGCATTGTTGCTGCCTTTGTCCATTCCCGCCTATATTTTGTCTTATACCTATTCGGCTACTTTATCTTATACGGGCAGTATCGGCATTTTTCTACGCCAACTCAATGGCGGCAACTTCCTCGATACGGGGATTCTCTCTTGGCAGGGGGCGGCATTGATGATGTCTTTGGCACTCTATCCTTATCTTTTTGGTATCAGCAAGGCGGTTTTCGAAAAGCAGTCGGCACAGGCTTTGGAGGCGGCTTGGCTTTTGGGCAAAAACCGCTACCAAACCTTTTTTCAGGTCGCCCTTCCTTTGGCGCGTCCTGCCTTAGTGGGGGGGCTTTTTTTGGTAGGAATGGAGGTCTTGAATGAATATGGCACGTATAAATATTTTGGAGTCAATACTTTCACTACGGGTATTTTTGGTGCTTGGGCAAAATTTGGTGACGTTACGGCAGCGATTCGCTTGGCGGCTTGTCTGATGCTCTTTGTGGGTTTGTTTATCCTCTTCGAACGCTACCAGCGCGGTCAGGTCAAGGTTTCAGACCAAAGGAGTGTGCCGCTTTTGCGCAAAAAGTTGAATTGGGGCGAAACGCTATTGGCATATCTTGCCTGTGGGCTGCCTTTTTTTTTAGGTTTCCTCTTGCCTTTTGTGCAAATTGCCGTTTGGTTTTTTCATTCTTTTGCGCAAATATGGACAGATGCGTTTTGGGTGCTGATGCGCAATAGCGTCTTGCTTTGTCTGGGGGCAAGTCTGCTTACGGTGCTGGTGAGTTTGCTACTCACTTACAGTCAGCGATTGGGAAGTAGTGGCAAAAAAGAAGGACTTTTTTGGGGACGCTCCCTGATTTGGCTCAACCGTTTGGCGAATTTGGGCTATGCAGTCCCCGGTGCTGTTATTGCTATCGGTGTGCTGGCAATGTTTTTGGCTTTCGACAAGGGCATCAAGATTTTTTTAGCAACACAGGGCATTAGCATTGGCTTTGTGTTTTCGGGTACAATTCTCTCGCTACTTTTAGCCTACCTTATTCGCTTTTTAGCCGTTGCTTATCAGTCGGTAGAAAGTGGCTTCGAAAAAATCAATCCGCACACACAGGAGGCGGCGCGGCTTTTGGGTAAAAATTCGCTTTATACGTTGGGGCGCGTCATTTTGCCACAATTACAACCTGCCCTGCGGACTGCCCTTATTTTGGTTGCCATAGATGTAATGAAAGAATTGCCACTTACGCTGATTCTAAGACCTTTCAACTTCGATACTTTGGCAACGAAAGCCTATGAATTAGCCGACCAAGAATTTGTGGCAGAGGCGGCTGTGCCTTCGCTGCTTATTATTTTATTGGGATTAGTACCTATTGTTTTATTACAAAAAAAGTGAAAAAATATAAAATCTATTGTAGCAACGCTCCGCGTCTATCAAAATAAGAGAGAATTGGCGATTATCAAATTGGTAACTTCTTTTTCAAAAGGGTAACTTTGCCACAACCCCCTTTTCTACCTTTGTGAATAAATCATAACCCAAAATTTATATCTCAAACGTAATGAAAAGAACATCTTTCTCCCTTTTGGCTTTTTTCTTGTTAGCACTTGTCGTTTTTTCGGCTTGCAAAAAAGAAGAAGCGGCTGCGCCCAACAAAACAGACGACGTATTAGAGCTTGCCATTCGCAAGGTCAAAGTAGGGCAGGAAAGCAATTTCCTAACGGCAAGAGCTAACTTTATCAATTTGCTCACCGCACAAAATGGCACTTCAAACGACCGCGAGTATGCCATGTTTTTTCCCTATGATGCTAATATTGATTTGAATGAAAATCAAGTATTTGTAGGAATGACGCAATACGAAGATTTGAATACCTACAATGCTATCGGAAATGCGATTGGAAATTCGCCCGAAGCCGCCGCTTTTTTTAGCACCTTCGACCCGCTTGTCTTTACTGTCTTGAAGCCTTTGGAGGCAGGCACAGAGGTAGATGCCAGCAAGTTGGCAAGCAGTGGGCAGATACTCGAAATTGCCGTCAGAGATTTATCTATTTATAGCAACTTTAATAAAAGCGATTACGAAACAAAAAGAGATGCTTTTTTGGCAGCCTTAGCGCAGCGTCCAGAGCGTGTGGCTGAATATCAATGGGTTTCTGCCACCAATTCTAATATCGTAGTGGGCATGACCGTCTATAAAAGTCAGGCAGATTACCTAAATCTTATTTCAGATACAGGATTTGTAACCAGTCAGGTTGTACTTGATTTTGCAGGCAACTACCCTGCTCATAGTGGCGGAATCCATACGGTTGTCAAATAAGCCGCTTTCTATCAGAAAAAAATCGTACTAAAAACAAAAAAACGCCTTTGCAACAATGCAAAAGGCGTTTTGGCTACATCAATCAGAAAACACAACGAGTCTAATTTTGTCTTTTAAAAGGCAGGTAGGTATTTCTATCGGTATAAATAGAAACCTGAATTTCATCGGCTTTTTCCTGTGGGTGTTTGATATAAAAAGTGAACATTTCTATCAATCGTTCTGATTCTACCGTAATGACCACATAGCCTTCGCCATCGAGTTCGGGCTTGCGCACCATCGGCGACCAGTTGTCTGCGCCATAGACTTCCGTCATGAAACTATAAGTTTGGCTACCGCCTACCGTCTTGACGGTGATACCCATGCGCTGCCCTGTGTCTTTGTTTGTCCAGATATAAACGCCATCTTTGATAGAATCGCCGTCGGGAGCAGCCGAAAGAAGCGGCAGGGAGCTAAGGCAGGCGAAGAAAAAAGCGAAAAAGAAAAGAAGATTTTTTTGGTAAGGCTTCATAGAAATATTAAGATTTAGAAAAGAATGGTACGAATAAATTTAAAAATAAAGAAAAGAAAAATAAATACAACAATTCCCATCATCACTTTGACGACAAGAAGCATTATCTCTGTCGAATTGTGCAAGTACGCGCCATACTCACCTACAAAAGTCGCCTCTTCGGGATTTTGAGGGTTGTATTTAATTGGCATCTTTTCCCCTATGTTGGCAGGGAAAGGGGCTTCGTCGTTAGTGAAAAGAGAGGAGGCTAAACGGTAGGATTTGCCCTCGACCTGATAAGCCACTACGGGTGCGTAAGTAGTCGATTTGTTAGACCTGCTTTGCGCGATTTCGACAAGCTCTGCATCTAAGGCTACGCCTATTTCCTCTAATCGCTTTTGGTCTTCGAGGCTGCTTCCCAACCAAGAATGAGCAAAACCAAACAGTGCTAAAAATACGGCGAGCATCACAATCACAAAGATTTTTTTTGCCATGTTTCTCAATTTAGTTGTGTTTCAGAAAGTTATTGCTTTGCGCCAATTTTAAATTTCCCCAGTGTTTTATCCCAAAGAATTTCTATATTAGAATAAAACTTGTTTTTATTTTGCTGCCACTGCGCCTGCGAATCGGTAGGCTCTACGTTGCTTTTTGCCACTGTGCCATAGCGCGGCAGCGCAATACAAACCTGCAAGGCATCAACCAAACCGCTAAGACGGCTTGCATCTGCCGAAGATTTGAGAAAGTCGGCAGGTGTGAGGCGTGGCAGCACCTGTGCCGTAATATCTTGCATAGCACCATTTTGATAGCGATAAAATTGTGTCGTATAATTAACCAATCTACCATCTACGCGCAATTCCTCCGTTACGCCAATGACGGCATCTTTGTTTGCCTTTCTATACAAAACTACCGTTTTGGTAGTGCTGGCTTCGCCTTCTATGGTATATTGCATATAACCATTTTTGGAATCTAATAAGATTGGATAAAAATTGCCATCACTTGTTTGCATCACAAAGCCGCCAGAGGAGGCTGCCACCATACTCAATTCGGTATAATCTTGGTGCAAAATTTTGAAATAGTCAAGAACTCCCTGCGGATTTTGCGCCCATGCGGTTTGGCTTGCAAAGGCGAATAAGAGAAAAGTACCGATAAGATTTGCTATTTTTTTCATCAGAATAAAAATAAAAATTGAAAGTTTGATAAAATTTGTGTTTTTGGAAAAAGAACCTGCCTTTGGGTGCAGAAGTCCGATTTTAGGGCTACCTGCTCAAAATACGTGCTTTTTTGGGCAGACTTAGCGGTGAATTTAGCGAATCGCCCTTTTGAGTTAGTGAAAAGCCGATTTCAAACATTAAACCCTCGCCCAAAAAATAAGAAACTTATTCTTCGCGCGAGGGTGCTTGCTCAAAAATAGCCAGAAAGTTTTGTTTTTTTATTTTATCCGCACATTCCCATGTTGGGTTTGAATAAAGACAACGCCTCTGCCTTTGCCTTTTACTTCGCCTTTGATGCTTTGGCGGTTGTCTTTTGTGATGTTTTCGATGATTTGATTTTGCGGACTTTTGTTGCTGATATTGCCAAAATCGCTTTGTGTTTCGTACTGATACCCTGCACCTGCTTGAAAGGAAAGGGTTACAGAGCCAAATCTATTAAGGACTTTGATGTTTTCAAAACCTGCCACAACTTCCTCGATTTGGCAGTTGCCATGGCTGCTATCGAGGATAATGCCATTACTAAGCCTTTTAATATTAAAATTTCCAAACTTGATTTCACCTTCAAAAGAGCCTACTGCACCCAAACGCACGTTGCCATGCCCTGCATAAAGTTCTAATTTTTGAACCTCATTGCTTTCAAAATTGCCATGTCGGTTATTAACCGTAAGCGTGCCTCCGCGCTGCACATTGCCGTTTCCATGTGCTAAG
Proteins encoded in this region:
- the scpB gene encoding SMC-Scp complex subunit ScpB, coding for MENSCKKPTFANSFVKGKFACGLFCQKVSRALANHYQNPAFMGAEEMEQSDLHLRQEPTPDSTFQPTSISPILLGQIEALIFCAHLPLKLEEMQRILQSYYQVEQQAEPSHFEQESIQEPAQDSNQAQAAPSALAAFQGISPDLSLPTLEAHLEALILRYRQMNSGMEICAVAGGYQFLTKPQHEPLLHHLLAQRTKRKLSKSALETLALIAYKQPITKQKIEEIRGSSADYAIQKLLENELIVIKGKDTTAGRPTLYATSSKFMRYFGIHTLKDLPIPEEVLSQEQEADALESLPAFRLRTKEGTLKEGSLKEILKKESPQEDAPDDVALF
- a CDS encoding ABC transporter permease, translating into MNIWQKTAFLCLFILLLPILYLLFHLFAEESKAWQHITENLLGLYLQGSLVQLGSVLSLTLLWGVPSAWLVATTDFWGRRFFSWALLLPLSIPAYILSYTYSATLSYTGSIGIFLRQLNGGNFLDTGILSWQGAALMMSLALYPYLFGISKAVFEKQSAQALEAAWLLGKNRYQTFFQVALPLARPALVGGLFLVGMEVLNEYGTYKYFGVNTFTTGIFGAWAKFGDVTAAIRLAACLMLFVGLFILFERYQRGQVKVSDQRSVPLLRKKLNWGETLLAYLACGLPFFLGFLLPFVQIAVWFFHSFAQIWTDAFWVLMRNSVLLCLGASLLTVLVSLLLTYSQRLGSSGKKEGLFWGRSLIWLNRLANLGYAVPGAVIAIGVLAMFLAFDKGIKIFLATQGISIGFVFSGTILSLLLAYLIRFLAVAYQSVESGFEKINPHTQEAARLLGKNSLYTLGRVILPQLQPALRTALILVAIDVMKELPLTLILRPFNFDTLATKAYELADQEFVAEAAVPSLLIILLGLVPIVLLQKK
- a CDS encoding pseudouridine synthase, producing MKNRNSNFKKDTPSEKRNAQAKPFAKREQNLSKNEANPKREARPSNKDTNRDTRFDKPKREGKLDSKFEPTEKRRRTDAPTQRKAAFQKNTNPKHADRNGEKSDKDFGKNDRKNFHPTDRPVDRFTDRREKGSRQQEGELSQRDALRLKAKTNPKAAQRSNFKPKSGAESDFEADKKTTKGSDFRKTTRFSERKQTERGERNRNQDENPKRRNFAKESRNTKSGRTKGVQTEEDTHFIRLNRYIANSGLCSRREADKLIAKGAISINGNVVTELGYKVSQKDVVQYRDKVLRKERNVYILLNKPKDTLTTTQDPQGRPTVMDLVREACLERIYPVGRLDRNTTGLLLLTNDGEMAKKLSHPSYGVQKIYRVELDKPFVDTDFQKLVEGITLEDGFIKPDGIAILTPDRKTIGVELHSGKNRIVRRMFSHLSYEVEKLDRTVYAGLTKETLSRGQWRYLSEREIIRLKFFTKRTIG
- a CDS encoding DUF3592 domain-containing protein, with protein sequence MAKKIFVIVMLAVFLALFGFAHSWLGSSLEDQKRLEEIGVALDAELVEIAQSRSNKSTTYAPVVAYQVEGKSYRLASSLFTNDEAPFPANIGEKMPIKYNPQNPEEATFVGEYGAYLHNSTEIMLLVVKVMMGIVVFIFLFFIFKFIRTILF